The genomic DNA GTCAGAGTTGAGCTTTGAAGCGAAGAGTATGAAGCAGATGGAGAGGACTGAGAATAGAGCCTATTGAATGGGAAGTGGTGTGAGGGATCAGTAACCAGCCCAGGCCATCAAATGCCAAAGCAGTCAGGGAACAGCATTGAATGGAGGGTCATCTGGAACGAGTGCTCCAGCTTGGTGTAAGGGGAAATATAGCCTAGCGCACTGAAAACAACTATTGACTTGCAGTGGCACAGAGCAACTGGGTACAACACGAGTCCACATCAGAATAGCTGAGTCCCCTGCAAACATTCCTGTTCCTGTCATGCTGATGTAAGACTGTCCCTGTGACTGCTGCCCCCCTTGGGTAACTGATCACCCACACACTGCTATTCCCAAGCTGACTCCTCCAGCTGGGGCCTAGCTATGGAGCAAAAGTCCTTACAAAAGTTGGCCTTGAGGGTCGAGCTGCCCAGTGTCAAGAGTCAGGTTTTCTGCCTGACATGGTatcacctttaatccagcactcaggaagcggaggcaggcagacctcggagttctaggccagtctggtgtacagggtgaattcctggacagccagagtTCTACAGAAAAAACTCAactcttcaaaaacaacaacaacaacaaaaataaaaacaaaaaaccaaaccttcGACTTGAAGTTTGGGAATAAGGATATCTGAGGGGTCCCCTCTAGGACTCAGCTAGAGAAGAAGTCTCTGGCCTGTCACAAACCTCAGAACCGGAGTCCAGAGTGtgctccctccccccaaaatggAGGTAGCAGCACTCCTTTGAGAGGAGAGTAAAATACAAGCAGGGAGCTGTGCTGtgcactggggggaggggagagcgtGTGTCAGCTTGCCCGGGGTTAGGGGCGCCAGGTACAGGCTGATGGCTGGGAAAGCAATTCTGATTGGAGGACTTAAATGAAGATGGTGAGAATTCATGAAGTCATGGAGAGTTAGAGACAGGGCAGGGATGCCCCCGAGAGTGTAGTACACAGATTGACTTGGTGTCAACTCCTGAGTCTCGTCCTTCCCCACTGCTGCAAGCTACAGCCAGGTCAGTCCACTTAGCCCCTACATTTGCGGAAGTTCCTTCTGCAAGCTTAGGCAAGTTACTGCTTTAACGCTGTAGCCTTCTTGTTAAACAGAAAGGGAGATTGCCTCAGTTCATTTTCAACTGCGATCAAGTaccttgacaaaagcaacttagaggagaaaggTTTTATTCTCGCTCACAGTTTGGGGTAGTGTCTATCACTGGGAAAGTCAAGGCAATAGGAGCTGGAAACAGCTGGTCACTTAGCATTCACAATCGGGAAAAACAGAGGAGTGAAGGCATGGTGCTGCCCTGCTTTCTGCTTACACAATCCAAGATTccagccagggaatggtgccacccaaaATAGGTAGCCATTCCCACCTCAGTCCAAGCAAGTTAGTCCCCCATAGGCATGGAAGAGAAGGGGTGCACACAGGACAAAGGGGCTATAGCAAGGGGTACCCAGGAGAGCAAACTGCCCCATGTCCAGAGTAAGAACTTCGGTGGCTCTCGAGTTCATCCACCCAGGCCTTTGTGAACCTAACGTTTTCATTAGAAGTGAGATCCCAAAAATCACAAGACCATTGTAGCCACTCTCTTGCCAGCCCTTTTCTATAGTTTAGCCAGAACTCCAATTTACTCAGTCATAACCACTGATATGGTGTAGCCTGACCCTTCGAACTACCACTGTGATCCTCTCCCAGCTCCCGAGTGGCAGGGCACACAGGTGCCAGCATGTAAACCATTCAGCATGTAAACTATCATGTTGTCCACTGAACTTACGGAGTGGCATGGCTCCTTGGAGAAGGGGGTGTGGCTTAGGCCAAAGAGGAGAAGCTCAAATGGAAGGACTAGGCCTGGGGTGGTGTGGGTATGGCCCAAGCCTAAGCCAAGGAAGAACAGGGGTACAGCCTGGGCCCAAACACAGGGCTCTAGAGGTAAAAAAACAATCCATCCAAGTACCACAGGAAGTGGGAGTGGAGACTAAGACAAAAGAGGTGTAACCAGAagggtggattctaatgtggtatgtgtatggtggaCAGGGCTGAGGTCTGGCTCAATGAAAAGTCTCCACTTCCACTACAGTCCAATCACCCTGTGGGGAGGCTACATCATCTGGGGAGAAGCTGGTGACTGAAGTGATGCTGGCACGCGATTCGTCCAGGGGAGAAAGCAATTCGGCCCAGCGGCCCAATTCAGCATCGCTAAGCGGAGCCCGGGATCCACCAGAGATACCACCACCCCCTGAGCCTCCTGAACCACCTTCGCTGCCCGCTGCTGCACCTTCCGCGGCTGCCAGCAGCAGAGTCCGGCTCAGCAGGTGCTGCACAACGCTCGCCTGAAGCGCCCCCAGCGGCAGCTCACCAAGGCGAGTCGACTTTGGGCTTCTAGAGGATGCTCCTGCGCAGGCTGCAGCAGTCACCTTAGCACTGCCAGGGCCAGGCCTCGGTTCTGGCTCCACATCTAGAGATCCAGGGGTTGGGGCCACCGACTCTGGTCCTTCGGCTTCATAGATGGTGCACAGGCCGTCAGAGGAACCCGGGCCAGCAGTGGGAGGCCACGGCAGGGGAACTCCTGTAAGAGCAAAAGTGGGGACAAGCAAGATTGCTCAGAGGTTAAAAAGAACACTTGTCACCAAACCTGAACCTGACAACCACTGTTTGATCTGGAACCTACGTACGtattgaaggagagaaccaattccacaTGAGCACTGTGACACTCAAGCCTGCACAAATATTCAGAGAGGCGAGTGAGTAAATAAAACTCATTGATATGAAAAAATCTTAAGGACCACCAgcaggccggagagatggctcagtagttaagaacaccaGCTACTCTGTCAGAAGAACTTCATCGTGGTTCCTCACAATGAATGCTCTTTAAGTTTAATTCCAGGTATTTTGACAaactcttctagcctctgtgacACCACATACATGGCACAAACATACATCCAGGCAAATCACCCATTCAcatagaataatataaaataaaaattaaaaaatcggactagaaagatggttcaggggctggagaaatggttcagtgatcaagagcactgacagctctttcagaggtccagagttcaaattccagtaatcacatggtggctcacaaccatctataataaaatataatatatatgtgatctttttaaaaaaagaaaaagaaaaaaagatggttcagtgggtaagacaCTTGCCACtaaacctgaagacctgagttcaatccacagGTAAGGTGATAACTGAATTCCATGAGTTGGCTGACTTCCCCCAAGTGCACTAAAGGAGTGCATGCCCACAAATAGATACAAAcacattcaaaaataaataaataaataaataataaataaacgtGAATTTTTGAGAAGGCaggactggaaagatgactcGGAGGTAAAGAACAAGTACAGCTCTTgcaaggacctgaatttggttctcagcacccattttGGGTGGCTTGCAACCAATTATAACTCAGAGGACTCACATAgtacatacattcacataaacacacatacatataaataaaaaatcgcCTTTTAAAGGAGATTACGAGATGAGTAAACGCAGTTGCAGCCCTGCCTGACCACAAGTTCCCTCCCTATAACTAACACTTccacttccacacacacacacacacacacacacacacacacacacacacacacacacacacacactctctctctctctctctctctatagccCAGATGCAGGGCTGACAACATCTTGGGAAGCTCCGCCCCCGAGCCTGGACTCTCTGTTCAGCATCCTTACCCGGAGTGCCCCGCACTGCTAAGGGCGGAGCAGAACTTCGACTCCAGGAGGCTGGGTGGCAGGCAGCTAGCTCCACATCCGGGGCCGGGGAGATTGTAGCGCAGCCCTCGGGCCCGCTATCGTAACCGCGGAGCTCCTCCGGTGTGCTCGTGGCACTGCTGCTGTGGCCTGCCAGGTCCGGGCCGCTCAGCGTACTGGAGGGGCTTCGCGAGGGCGGTGGCGGAGCGGCAGGGGCCAGCGCCAAGGTCAGCCGTGGACCTGAGATAGGGACATCTGGACCCGGGGTCGGGGGTCGACGCGGGGCTTGCAgtgggggtgaggcaggaggagaaggaggctgAACAACAGGCGAGGTCAAGCCAGGAGGGGCCCCCGGAGGGAGCGTGgtcaggggagaaggaggggtctGTAAAGTAGGTAAAACCACAAGGGGAATCTGTAGGGGCGGTGTGGCTGTGGCcagtggggaggagggacactGCAGAGAGGGCAAGGCCAGAGAAGATGGGGTCTGCAGAGAGGGTATTGTCAGAGGAGGAGAGGTTTGTAAAAGAGGTAAAGCCAAGAGGGCACCCTGTAGAGAACATGTGCCTGTGTCCAGGGAGGAGGTAGAGGCTGGCAGAGGGGGCAAGGCCGGAGGTGAGGCTTGCGGAGGGGGCGTGGTCAGGGGTGAAAGAGTGGGTGAGCCCAGTGAAGGTGGGGCTTCTGGAGGGGGAGTTGCCAAGGGAGACGAAGGTGAGGCTGGGGGAGAAAGGGGGTCCTCCAgaggtggtgaggcaggaggggacagaagagcCGGCAGAGGGGGTGAGGCAGAGGGCGAGGAAAGAGGCAAAGGGTGTGTAATAGGAGATGCCCGCAAAGGAGGCGAGGGGAGAGCGTGTGGCTGCACAGGGTGGGTAGGCGAGAAAGAAGCCGAGGCCTGCGGAGAGAGTGAGCCCATAGAGAGTTGGGTGGATAGAGGGGacaagggcagaggaggaggcgTGGCCTGCTGGGGCGAGGAGGCCAGTGCTGGCGGCGAGGTCGACAAAGAGGCCGGAGAAGTGGGCAAAGTCGGAGAAGGTGGGAGCCTCAGAGGAGGCGTGGCCACGGAAGAGAGAGGGACCAGCAGAGGTGGTGAGGTGGAGCTGGAGGAAGAAACCGGCGGAGGAATGGCCAGAAACAGAGGGTCTTGCAAAGGCGGCGTATTTCGGTTAGAGGGCGtggcctgggggaggggaggagacccAGAAAAGTTGACCGGGGAAGGGGGAGCAGTTAGAGTGGAGAGAGGCAACTTAGAGGGCGTGACAAGGGGAGTGGGTAAATTCTGCGGGGAACCTGGCGGAGAAGGAAGGAGTTGTGGAGGAGGCGCGGCTAGAGGGAGAGGAGCAGGTGAGAAAGGTGTGACCGAGAGAGGTTCCTGAGGGAGCGAAGCTGAAGGAGCCTGGTGGTTGGGCATACTCTGCGTGATGGGGGGAAGCGATGGAGAGATTCCAGCTCTTGGTGGGAGTGAGTCAGAGGCCTCTTCAGTACCCAGACATGCGGGTGGAGCTAGCAAAGGGGGTGTAGCTGGTGGAGAGGGGAGGTTCtgcagaggaagaggggaaggtaACGGTGAGCCCTGTCCGGACTGTGAATGGGGCATTGGCTGTGAGGAAGCATGTGCTTGGAGTAGTTGAAGTGAAGCAGGTAGAGGCGGGGTGgcgggtggggagggagggagtgtggTCGGCAAGGAATCATCTGGGACCTGGACAGAGGGAGC from Rattus norvegicus strain BN/NHsdMcwi chromosome 12, GRCr8, whole genome shotgun sequence includes the following:
- the Prr36 gene encoding proline-rich protein 36; amino-acid sequence: MDKRDRIKSGAVPRMPASRTPGLLNPRPPSGSARPPPPVTSAALRVLEANGAMGRRPLVERAPGACKATLPQTSKAALPQSTVHGAPARSAGSGPRSPANRPPASGKGERAPMKTAGQGSISSPGRASSGTARPGPVVQKGLQPPTKEPVVRGKTPETPKRNTLSSGTRRVLSADSLGPTSGASSPAITRRPRVPATEVGLPQPTPSARQRPLTTEAPRKPVSSASEHSATELSPAIRRRSVAGGSQQKPVSRSLIPSATPQLSPARSGVSPRATPRGPAHTSQLKSKGQQALHPTQTTVPRKNRPSVQSLVSASSLVARTPPGAPSVQVPDDSLPTTLPPSPPATPPLPASLQLLQAHASSQPMPHSQSGQGSPLPSPLPLQNLPSPPATPPLLAPPACLGTEEASDSLPPRAGISPSLPPITQSMPNHQAPSASLPQEPLSVTPFSPAPLPLAAPPPQLLPSPPGSPQNLPTPLVTPSKLPLSTLTAPPSPVNFSGSPPLPQATPSNRNTPPLQDPLFLAIPPPVSSSSSTSPPLLVPLSSVATPPLRLPPSPTLPTSPASLSTSPPALASSPQQATPPPLPLSPLSTQLSMGSLSPQASASFSPTHPVQPHALPSPPLRASPITHPLPLSSPSASPPLPALLSPPASPPLEDPLSPPASPSSPLATPPPEAPPSLGSPTLSPLTTPPPQASPPALPPLPASTSSLDTGTCSLQGALLALPLLQTSPPLTIPSLQTPSSLALPSLQCPSSPLATATPPLQIPLVVLPTLQTPPSPLTTLPPGAPPGLTSPVVQPPSPPASPPLQAPRRPPTPGPDVPISGPRLTLALAPAAPPPPSRSPSSTLSGPDLAGHSSSATSTPEELRGYDSGPEGCATISPAPDVELAACHPASWSRSSAPPLAVRGTPGVPLPWPPTAGPGSSDGLCTIYEAEGPESVAPTPGSLDVEPEPRPGPGSAKVTAAACAGASSRSPKSTRLGELPLGALQASVVQHLLSRTLLLAAAEGAAAGSEGGSGGSGGGGISGGSRAPLSDAELGRWAELLSPLDESRASITSVTSFSPDDVASPQGDWTVVEVETFH